The sequence CGCGCGGTTTGCCGGGGAAGTGCCGGGCAACGTTTACTCGCGTTACACCAACCCGACCGTGCGCGCGTTCGAAGAGCGCATTGCCGCGCTGGAAAGCGCCGAGCAAGCCGTTGCCACCGCAACCGGCATGGCCGCGATCATGGCGGTGGTGATGAGCCTGTGCAGCGCCGGCGATCATGTGTTGGTTTCGCGCAGTGTGTTCGGTTCGACCATCAGCCTGTTCGAGAAGTACTTCAAGCGTTTCGGTGTGGAAGTCGATTACGTGCCATTGGCTGACCTGTCGGCCTGGGATGCGGCGATCAAGCCGAACACCAAACTGCTCTTCGTCGAATCGCCATCCAACCCTCTGGCTGAGCTGGTCGACATCGCCGCACTGGCGGAAATCGCTCACGCCAAAGGCGCGATGCTGGTAGTCGACAACTGCTTCTGCACCCCGGCGTTGCAACAGCCGCTGAAAATGGGGGCGGACATCGTCGTGCACTCGGCGACCAAGTTCATCGATGGCCAGGGCCGTTGCATGGGCGGTGTGGTAGCCGGTCGCAGCGAACAGATGAAAGAGATCGTCGGCTTCCTGCGCACCGCCGGGCCGACCTTGAGCCCGTTCAATGCGTGGATCTTCCTCAAAGGCCTGGAAACCCTGAACCTGCGGATGAAGGCCCACTGCGCCAACGCGCAGGAGCTGGCCGAATGGCTGGAGCAGCAGGATGGCATCGAGAAGGTGCATTACGCCGGTCTGAAGAGCCATCCGCAGCACGAACTGGCCCAGCGTCAGCAGAAGGGCTTCGGCGCGGTCGTAAGCTTTGAAGTCAAGGGCGGCAAAGAGGGCGCCTGGCGCTTTATCGATGCCACCCGGTTGATTTCGATCACTGCCAACCTCGGTGACAGCAAAACCACCATCACGCACCCGAGCACTACGTCTCACGGCCGTCTGGCGCCGCAGGAGCGGGAAGCGGCGGGCATTCGTGACAGTCTGATTCGCATCGCGGTCGGTCTGGAAGATGTCGCGGATCTGCAAGCCGATCTGGCGCGCGGTCTGGCAGCGTTGTGATCGAATTGTCGACCCCGAAAGCCGGTACCCATGGCCGCGTTGCGCTGGTCACGGGGGCCGCGCGTGGTATCGGTCTGGGGATTGCGGCGTGGCTGATCAGCGAAGGCTGGCAGGTGGTGCTGACGGATCTGGATCGTGCGCGCGGTTCGAAAGTGGCGAAGGTGCTGGGCGAAAACGCCTGGTTCATCGCGATGGATGTTGCCGATGAGGGCCAGGTAGCGCTCGGTGTTGCTGAAGTGCTGGGGCAGTTTGGTCGTCTCGATGCGCTGGTCTGCAACGCGGCGGTGGCTGACCCGCACAACATCACCCTGGAAAGTCTCGATCTGGCTTATTGGAATCGCGTGCTGGCGGTGAATCTCAGCGGACCGATGCTGTTGGCCAAGCACTGTGCGCCTTATCTGCGCGCGCACAACGGTTCGATCGTCAATCTGGCCTCGACCCGAGCGCGGCAGTCGGAGGCGGACTCTGAGGCCTATGCGGCGAGCAAGGGTGGCTTGCTGGCGCTGACGCATGCGCTGGCGATCAGCCTGGGGCCGGAGATTCGCGTCAACGCGGTCAGTCCGGGCTGGATCGATGCGCGCGATCCATCTGCGCGTCGAGCCGAGCCTTTGGCCGATGCCGATCATGCTCAGCATCCAGCGGGCAGGGTAGGGACAGTTGAAGACGTCGCGGCCATGGTTGCCTGGTTGCTGTCGAGGAATGCCGGGTTTGTCACCGGGCAGGAATTCGTCGTCGATGGCGGTATGACGAAAAAGATGATCTATAGCGAGTAGATCGCCTTTTTCTACTGAATTTGCGTTGAATGAACTGACGCCTTCGCGAGCAGGCTCGCTCCCACATTTGGAATGCATACCCCCTGTGGGAGCGGGCTCGCTCGCGAAAGCGGTTTTGCAGGATGGAAACAATTTCGTCTTTTTTAGAAAAACTTCAATCCTGCTATTGACTTAGGTTCGCTACCTGCGTAGATTTCGCGGCCTCGGAGATGCAAACGGGTGATTAGCTCAGCTGGGAGAGCGTCTGCCTTACAAGCAGAATGTCGGCGGTTCGATCCCGTCATCACCCACCACTCCCGAGATACTTGCGTAAGCAAGAGCGTAGGCTGAAAGTGCCTGCACCGACGCGCAGCGGTAGTTCAGTCGGTTAGAATACCGGCCTGTCACGCCGGGGGTCGCGGGTTCGAGTCCCGTCCGCTGCGCCATATTTTACGAGTCAGACGTTGTCTGGTTCGCGATTGCAAAGCACCGAAGCTTGCAGTCAACACGAGTTACTTGAGCGCAAGCTCAAAGCGATACGCAGCGGTAGTTCAGTCGGTTAGAATACCGGCCTGTCACGCCGGGGGTCGCGGGTTCGAGTCCCGTCCGCTGCGCCATATCTGCTTCAAGGACCACTGAACGCCTTGACGCACCGAAAGCAACCTTTGGTTGATTCGGAATCGATAGCAAAGACCCTGGTCGAAAGACCGGGGTTTTTTGTGTCTGAAATTTGGCTATTCCTTTTCCTCTCTCCTGAATCCGGCACTAATCCCTGTGGGAGCGAGCCTGCTCGCGAAGGCGTCGGCACATTCAAAATCTGCATTGGCTGGAAGAGTGCTTTCGCGAGCAGGCTCGCTCCCACATAGGCATGCCCACCTATCTCCACGGGTTTGCTGCGGTGCCACGTCGCATTGATTTTTTGATTCTTTAGTCAAATTTTTGTAACTGGTTGTTTGCTGCGAGCGCAGAAACCTTTAAAGTTAACCTTTCGGTCAGCTTTGCACTGTCAACACGCCCTTTGTTTCGCCAAAGAGGGCTTCTGCAAGACTCGAGATTCCCCAGTAGATAACCAGAAGGGCGGACACATAACCGCCCAGAGGATGATCCATGTCCAACCGTGATATATCCCGGCGCTCGTTCCTCCAGGGCGGGCTGGTGGCGGGTGTGAGCGTCACGCTCACGCCGCTCAGCAGTCAGGCGCTGGCTGCCTTGATGGAAAACAGCGTCACCGTGCCGTCCGAGAAATGGCTCGGCAATAACGGTAAGGCGCGTCAGCGTAACGACGCACTGTCCAAGGTCTGCGGCAGCAAAGTCTTTGCCCGCGACATCCGTTCCAAGGACATGCCGGGCTGGCCCGAGCAGCAAGGCCACGCCATGCTGCTGAAAACCATCAAGGCTGACCGCATCTACGCCGGTTACGACCTGTCGTGGCTCGGCGCCGATTTGCAGCCGGACCGCATCGTCACCGCCGCGGATCTGGACAAGGACGGCATCGTCTTTCCGGAAGAGCACGCGCCGGACCCACTGCTGCCGGAAGGCAAGGTGCCGATGTTCATCGGTCATCCTGTGGCGATCCTGATCTGGAACGACTTCGAGCGTTTCCGTCAGGCCAAGAACAAACTCAAATTCAATGACAAGGCGATTCGTTACGGTGCCCAAGTGCCGTTCTACGAAGGCGACCCCTATGGCAGCTTCCGCTACGTACGTGTGGGCGGCGCGACCTCGGCAGACGAAGATGAGTTCGCCAGCCTCAAGGACTCGATCCTGTTCCCGATGCTGAAAAACCGTCGTCCGGTGTGGAATTCCCAGCCGAACCTGCACGGCAACCTGACCGAGCGCGGCCTGTTCTACGCCGATCGCATGAAGAAAGAGATCGATACACCGCCGAACAACTGGCTGGTGTTCGACGAGCGCTACAAGACCCCGTCGATCGAACCGGCCGCGATGGAGCCGGACAACGGCAACGGCTGGTACGACCCGAAAACCAAAACCCTGCACTTCGTGGTGGCCACCCAGTGCCCGTTGGAAGCGGCGACCGAGACCGCGAAAATGATCGCGCCGTCGCGCTTCGGCCTCGACAACCTGAACATGCACCCGGGTTATACCGTGGGCTACGGCTCCAAAGACCACAACATCTTCGTTTACTACGCAGCCCTTGCTGCGTTGTATGGCGCCGGCGTGCCAGTGCGTCTGGCCAACGACCGCTACGAACAATTTCAGAGCGGCATCAAGCGTCACCCGTTCGACATTCGCTACCAACTGGCGGTGGACAAGAACGACTACACCTTCAAGATTTTCCGCGCGGAAATGAGCGTCGACGGTGGTGGTCGCATCAACTACAGCCCATCTGTAGCGGCGGTTGGCGCCACGGCCGCGCAGTCGATCTACTACATGCCGCAGAACGATCTGCAAGTCACCGCCTACCACTCGCGTGGCGTTGAGGCCGGTTCGATGCGCGGTTACGGCACCCTGCAAAGCATGGCGGCGACCGAGATGATGGTCGACGAAATCGCCAATCGCCTCGGTGTCGATGCCATCGACTTGCGTCGCAAAAATGCCCTCCGTTCGGGCATGAAAAACACCCAGGGCGCGATTCCGGCCGGTGCTCTGCGCTTGCATGAAATTCTCGACAAGGCCTCGGTGCACGAAGTCTGGAAAAACCGCGACGCGATCAAGAAGCAACGCGAAGCCGCCGACCCGGATAACTGGTACGGCGTCGGTTTCGCCATCTGCCAGAAAGACTTCGGCACCGGTTCCGAAGCGCCAATGGCCAGCATCGAATTCACCGCCGACGGTCGCATCACCCTGCGCCACATCGGCATCGAAATCGGTACCGGCATGTCCACCTCGCAAGCTCTGGTCGTGGCCGATTTCCTCGGCAGCCCGGCGCACGAAGTGAAGACCGGTGAAACCGAATGGAAGGAAATGCAGCTGATCACCAGCGGCAACCCTTACATCATGAGCCAGACCGAGCAGGACAACCTGCTGCGCAACCCGCGTTGGGTCGGCAAGTTGGCTTCGGCCTCGTCGGCGACCAACTCGGCGTACTACTTCAGCCATGCCACCCGTGAAGCGGCGCGCGTGCTGTTCAACAACGGTTTGTGGCCGGCGGCCATGGAAATCTGGCGTCAGGGTCCTTACGGCGGTCAAGCCAACCCTTACGTTGTACGTCGCGAAGATGCGCACTGGGTTGACGGCAAACTCACCGCCAACGGCATGCAGCCGTTGAGCTTCGAAGAGCTGGCCAAACACGCTCACGAGCGTGGCCTGGTGACCGGCGCCACCGTTCATGCGTTCAACCGCTGGAGCTGGGCTGAAGCCGAATACAGCATCGACGGTGTGCGCGAGCGTCTGCCGCTCGATGGTCTCGCCGTGAAATACGGTGACGGCGC comes from Pseudomonas sp. RU47 and encodes:
- a CDS encoding O-succinylhomoserine sulfhydrylase is translated as MSQEWDAGRLDSDLEGVAFDTLAVRAGQHRTPEGEHGDPMFFTSSYVFRTAADAAARFAGEVPGNVYSRYTNPTVRAFEERIAALESAEQAVATATGMAAIMAVVMSLCSAGDHVLVSRSVFGSTISLFEKYFKRFGVEVDYVPLADLSAWDAAIKPNTKLLFVESPSNPLAELVDIAALAEIAHAKGAMLVVDNCFCTPALQQPLKMGADIVVHSATKFIDGQGRCMGGVVAGRSEQMKEIVGFLRTAGPTLSPFNAWIFLKGLETLNLRMKAHCANAQELAEWLEQQDGIEKVHYAGLKSHPQHELAQRQQKGFGAVVSFEVKGGKEGAWRFIDATRLISITANLGDSKTTITHPSTTSHGRLAPQEREAAGIRDSLIRIAVGLEDVADLQADLARGLAAL
- a CDS encoding SDR family oxidoreductase, producing MIELSTPKAGTHGRVALVTGAARGIGLGIAAWLISEGWQVVLTDLDRARGSKVAKVLGENAWFIAMDVADEGQVALGVAEVLGQFGRLDALVCNAAVADPHNITLESLDLAYWNRVLAVNLSGPMLLAKHCAPYLRAHNGSIVNLASTRARQSEADSEAYAASKGGLLALTHALAISLGPEIRVNAVSPGWIDARDPSARRAEPLADADHAQHPAGRVGTVEDVAAMVAWLLSRNAGFVTGQEFVVDGGMTKKMIYSE
- a CDS encoding xanthine dehydrogenase family protein molybdopterin-binding subunit — protein: MSNRDISRRSFLQGGLVAGVSVTLTPLSSQALAALMENSVTVPSEKWLGNNGKARQRNDALSKVCGSKVFARDIRSKDMPGWPEQQGHAMLLKTIKADRIYAGYDLSWLGADLQPDRIVTAADLDKDGIVFPEEHAPDPLLPEGKVPMFIGHPVAILIWNDFERFRQAKNKLKFNDKAIRYGAQVPFYEGDPYGSFRYVRVGGATSADEDEFASLKDSILFPMLKNRRPVWNSQPNLHGNLTERGLFYADRMKKEIDTPPNNWLVFDERYKTPSIEPAAMEPDNGNGWYDPKTKTLHFVVATQCPLEAATETAKMIAPSRFGLDNLNMHPGYTVGYGSKDHNIFVYYAALAALYGAGVPVRLANDRYEQFQSGIKRHPFDIRYQLAVDKNDYTFKIFRAEMSVDGGGRINYSPSVAAVGATAAQSIYYMPQNDLQVTAYHSRGVEAGSMRGYGTLQSMAATEMMVDEIANRLGVDAIDLRRKNALRSGMKNTQGAIPAGALRLHEILDKASVHEVWKNRDAIKKQREAADPDNWYGVGFAICQKDFGTGSEAPMASIEFTADGRITLRHIGIEIGTGMSTSQALVVADFLGSPAHEVKTGETEWKEMQLITSGNPYIMSQTEQDNLLRNPRWVGKLASASSATNSAYYFSHATREAARVLFNNGLWPAAMEIWRQGPYGGQANPYVVRREDAHWVDGKLTANGMQPLSFEELAKHAHERGLVTGATVHAFNRWSWAEAEYSIDGVRERLPLDGLAVKYGDGAPKAKKALMTTSGFHLLDRQNINYPVVQLNNAAVTYYSPVATLVELKVNKGSAEVEVLNHHSWVECGRVLVEELVKGQLEGGIAMGIGHALMEEMPLYEGGPGEGDWNFNRYRLPMARHVAVWKQTAEILPPLSPSDPSKGIAEVVMIPIVGAIGNAVAHAIGKRVRDLPITAARIKEALNG